The sequence ACTGCTCCCAACTCCTGGAACCCATCCCTACTAAGAAAATCCTTAAACTGGTATGAATCCAACCCACAGACAGATGCATAACATCAATCTATGACGATTCTTATACACTTCTATTTAGCCATATAGCAGGGACTTTCTTCAAATGTGATTTAGAGTGATTTAAGATGCACGTCACTGGGGCAGGCTGGGGCGTTTGGGCATCTTGCACAAGGGCATCTACCAGTAGACTGCAGAGATCGGGGGTTAAACCGCCGCAGCTTTCTTCTGGAAATACACCTTTAcccttactgtacgtccacaccagaagcgaattgagctaccaaatcgccggaagtcattcactttcaagagccagtgccgctgctagctattttggggccctaagcataactcctttatggcccccccccccccccgaattccccctaccagccccctgtgctgaattgttgacaattgttgacggggggggggggggggggggggggtagcaaacaattgttgacggggggggaattttattttattttatttttttggggccccctcaggacttgaggccctacgcgcagcgcgtagtgcgcgttatgggagcggcggcactgctTCCATGAGTGcgacaacaagcaaaagcaagcaaccacgaacttgccttctctgtctgaagtgtctttagggtcatgccattagacgtggggccgctcatatattcccctacatttccgaaaatggacttgacctgcaagctgtttattggataaacgcatttcccaatcccaggagtctttgctccattctacgtcaattcaagaacaaacaaattaaagtaaactgtagttcgtattatttatttatggccatgaaagttctgtaacgcctgaataatgaagaattaaatgaagtaaaaaaattatatattaaaaaaaaaacatgaatgagacatagagagcaagcaagtggtataaatattggttggatgttcacgagacatatattgtttatttcggggaatttcacggcgtcttgacgggaataaattatgctcagggccggcttgcagacgccttgCGGCCGCTCACAGCTGTGGGCCGGTCCGCCTGacctcgctggccggccggccgaccgggaaatctcccgatcgtcccgacggccactccgcctccgATCAACTACATCCTTCCCCATCCCGCTGagtttggttaaagttgtaatgttgattgatgacctacttccacgatcgtttgagaatgagaacgaggttggagctgagtctgactgactcagctgagaaccgtgcattccatgattcgattcaccgctaccggaaactcgactgaacgaacgaatgAACGATTCTGAATGActcttcttggcgaactgaccgacGCGAATTGAATCAAGGAAAAgaatcattgaatccatcactaatgttgatacaatttataaaattGTATGGGTCCATGAAAGTGAGGCGACAGTTTAGTTCTCCTGAAATAGTGGtgtttctcatattattaatgcatgttgtaggcctacttgtagaTTTTCTTGCATAACAAGtcttataaaaatgtatgctgATAAAATATTCCGAtgtcaataaaacaatattagTTTTGAAGATTCCATATTTACCATTTATAGTATACTTTGAAAACCAATGGGTTTcagtatgtgtttaaataaaataaaaagggggaAATATGGTCATTTTTTAGTGAAAATGACCCAAAGGAAATTTAATATAGCTCAAATTTGTTCatacagttcacatccatttgattattccttcattacagtcttttttcctttcaaCACTTTAGcggttcagaactgcattatttagccGACACTGGCTGCCATCTATTGGCTGAGACATGCAACAGCATAGTAACGACGAAAATCTTGGACAGGAGCAAATATAAATCACGgataatataatacataatacTTAATTTACAAATGTGTTGTCTAAAGTTACCATTAAACTATGTATTTCCTCTTTAAGAGCTAGAGACTAGCCAAAATGTGTTTAATCCTTTCCTCTGGGATGAAATACTCATTGGTACGAGTTTAACCGAGGTTCAACTGTTACAAAAGGTCTTTGCTTTTCTGACAATAAAACTGCATTGTTCAAAAATATACGTGTTGGATTGATAGATTAATGGATAGATTTACCCCACAACAGAATCAATTTAGGATCTCCACCAGGTCAACCTAAAATTCTGCAGATTATCACATCTACGATATTCAAAATCGtttatatacttcatatacccGTGGCTTCCTGGGGTAAGAAAAGTCAGATCCTAGAATAGCCCCTGATGCCCCAATGAACCCAATTGATTACTGAACAAATTTGATCAGTTGACTTTAGAAGAACTATCCATAACACTAAAAGATGATAGTACTGTAGATATGACCACACTGGCAAGGTAGACGACTACTAGAAAATTTCCCTCTAAACATTTAGATCAACATGTAAAGCCTTTGGAACCAGAAACTGTAATACGTTAACTAAAAGAACAAGGCCAAACCTAGCCTACTACCACAATATCAAATCATAAAATTCTGTAGTACACCCATttgtacaaacaaaaacatattgtCAGCGTACATTATGCCAAGTCTTCTCCTCAAAAACACGACCAATGGACCAGCAAATCGATATCAATCTTTATTGTTAGAAATCCACGCATCAaatctcatccccccccccctcttaagTTACTTTTTTTCCCTTGACCATTTACAGGGAGGGGCtaatggaggagagggtgggaggatAGCGAGAGAGATAAGCTAGACATCATGCCTTTCCCAGCAGGCGCGGTGCACTACAGGATGGGCTGAAATGAAGGTTGAGGGGGGCAGAGATACATAAAGTGCTTTTGTCaacaagttgtttttttattttttaatagaaAAAGAACCAAAACAAAGGGGTTGGGACGATGGGAGACATTAACTGTGGGAGGGTCAAGGGTCATAACAAGGCGAGTGCATGTGGAgcaagaggggggggtggggaactgggcaatggagaggaagagtgtgGGGTAATTcatctttgaaaaaataaaaataaaaaaagcgtTCCAATGGAGAATAgaaagtcgtgtgtgtgttgcatcatTCAACCCAGGATGAGGCTGGACTTGCCACCTGGAGGGTTTCTCCGCCCTCCGTTGGCTGCCCCGGGATTGGCGTTGGCACCTCCCGACGGGGCGGGGGGCTGTGgtctctccttctgctcctcgctctccccctcaaCCTCATCGGGACAGTCTGcagaaacacacgcgcacacgtggGCACGTCTGCAGAGAACCACATCTCTGTGCTACGCAGAGACTACAACGGCGTGGCTCTTCACGGACATGCAGTACCTAGAACTTTCAAATGAGTTTTAAGGAGCACAAAAACTTGGTACGATGACATCATTCGGATATGGGACAGGATAGTCTAGATGTCTCCAGTTGTTTGGCTGCCAAGTATAAGGTTATGAGTTCAAACCCCGATGCTTGCACTCTTCCCAAATGCCTCTTTCAGCAAGATCggccaacccctacctgctccttaatgacatgcatcaaAAGAAATGTTAGGTACTGCAAGTCACGTTGAAGTACCCAATAGTAAATAATGAAACGTGTGAATAACTGGCAGAAAATATACGATTGGTTGGGTACGTTTCAACACCTCACTGCCAAGGCTCAGAGAACCAGAAATACAGTGTGCTATTTGAGTGACTCAGAGCTGTGCATGACACCTTATTAGGTCAAAACAAACCAGgcttgaaaaaagaaaaagaaagttcATGTTAATCAGAGTTCACCTATACTTTGCATGGCCAACCCCTCCAACTTATTGTATGTCCTGGCATTTTATGTACACACTGTATGTCGTACTTAATGATAGCAcatgtgtagcatcttatcctagccatcTTTGCTGTATAAggagaatgggttaacctagcgattgtaagtgctttgcacttgtttctatgagcatccttactgtaccgataacaatatattgtttcacgttcttctgacaaatgtactaattgtaagtcgctttggataaaagcggctgCTAAAAGCCTTAAAAGTAAGTCACAATAAGCAAGTAGgagcacaaaaataaaaattttACTCAACAGAGGGTGGACAGTGCAGTAATGAAACCTCAGTGCTGGAGGACAGGTATATCgtccatcatcgtcatcattctGAAATAGCCCTCGAGACTATTGCAACTTGCCGACAACATTTTGGAAATAAAAGCGCATTACTTTTGATAATCAATCTATAATTAATCTtttctgtatttaaaaaagaaatagggattttatattttttgatgTGTACAGGACACACACTGGGCTAGCTCGCCAACTTTCCCACATTCCTCAAGTTAAATCAATAGACTGCAGGCGGCGCTTCCAATATCCGGTTCCTATGTAGATTAGCAAGAAGTTCTCTCTGAACGCAGCCATGAAAGAAAAGTGTTCTTGATCTCTTAAAACCCAGTCCTGATTCCTCCATTATGTGCAGAGAATGCTAATGGCAACGCCAGCACCTGGACCTTAATAGAGGACACAGAGGCTGGCATCAAAAGAACAGCTGTGCGACTACAGAGGAGACAGTCCATCATAACCGGGCAAACGCATTACATACTATGGGATGTTGATTCAGGAGCCTGTTATGAACAaccgtttgtgtgtctgaattAACATTTGTACGGCATTGTAACTACCGTGGTATTTTTTAAGAGGTAGTTTTATGTAACGTAAAAGAAAGGGAAACTTAATGCCAATGCAAATATTCTTTTCAAGTTATGCCCGAAGCGGATGGGACAGATGAGACATGCTCCGATATTAATAACGATATTAATATCTGTGAACGATTGTACGTTTCAGTAGTGCAGATGATGGAAGCTCCAACACCGTTTAATTTTTGTAAAAATCCCCTCACTAGACAGGATTCATTACCACAGCATGTCGTCATAGTCACTCTACATTGTTCCGCACACTCCCATGTGCGGGGCCTCTGGTCGGCAGACTCTTCTTGATGAGcaccatgtgcgtgtgtatggggcGGACCAAAGCAGATGAGATATGACTTCACCTTTCAGAAGGCAGGAAGCATAACTGCAGTGCCATGGGGGCCACCAAGAATGCTATCCACAGCCAACAGAGTCATTTAGAGATCAGGCACTAGCTTTGTTGGTGCGCCGGTATCTTGGGAGTGGTGCGCAAGATGGGATTTGGAGGATAGGGATGAGTGTCTTACCTTCGCTTGCCTGGTCTTTGCCATTCTCCCCCTGCAACAGAAACATCGAAATGAGATAAAGGAATCACAAAGTGAGGTGCAATGCTTTAGTAGACAGCAGACTTACCAGGTCTAACATATAAGAAGCACAGTAAAAACATGGACATCTTTATACAGCCCCCCACTGATGGGCCCTACCCAAGGACACTGAACCAGGCCTACCTCCCGTCTCTGGTTCCAGACCAGTGCGGCTCCGGAGTTGTGGATGGTGGTGAGCTCTGGTTCCGGATTcttggggaagaggaggggctgCTGGCACCGTCTCAGAGGCGCAGAGGGCTCACCGCACAGGGTGCCCTGAGGGGCTCCGgctggagagagacacacacacacgtcacggtATGCAGACCATTTCCCAGACGTTAAGCCAGTCAGCAACAAGGGCACCAGAGCAATTCCAAGACTGATTCGCCACGATCACTGCCAGGCTTATCCTATGGGGGTTATAAATAAACCCTTAATGTTTCATAAAGGGAGTAAAGTCTGGTAAACACAAGACCAATCCGCTGGTTATAAAGTACAGTAGCAAACATCCTGAAATCCAGACACTGCGATGGACCAGGAAAATAATGTGGACGGTTTCCAGAAAGACAAGTGAAATCCGAAACACACATCACCCTCATATTCCCTCTCCCCTAGCAAGGCAGGGTATTACAGGCCAGCGTTTGGCCTGCTGCAAGAGgctggtgtgtatgtgcatgtgcgtgtgtgtccacataAGGCAACAGCTGTAGTAAGCAccaggggaggtgggggacagACTGTCCATGACATGGAGGGGGAACAAAGCCAGACAGAGAAAGACGTAGGAG comes from Gadus macrocephalus chromosome 2, ASM3116895v1 and encodes:
- the jpt1b gene encoding jupiter microtubule associated homolog 1b codes for the protein MTTTSTFQGLEPGAKSSSRVLRPPGGASNISFGTDEESTPRKNKMASNIFAEPDDPHAHRRNNPPTGAPQGTLCGEPSAPLRRCQQPLLFPKNPEPELTTIHNSGAALVWNQRREGENGKDQASEDCPDEVEGESEEQKERPQPPAPSGGANANPGAANGGRRNPPGGKSSLILG